The Solanum pennellii chromosome 11, SPENNV200 genome contains a region encoding:
- the LOC107003805 gene encoding uncharacterized protein LOC107003805, which yields MDLQPLSGSAADGRVLRDAIVRRNGNYYLCDGGYTNGKGFLSPYRGYRYWLKDWRGDNPSPRCKEELFNMRHVRARNVIERAFGLLKGRWGVLRSPSWYSVKVHNRIVSACCLIHNFIRREMEVDPLDIDVEEQMEYQHENIDVVETSEEWTTWRDELAQAMWNARF from the exons ATGGATCTTCAACCATTATCAg GTTCAGCTGCCGATGGTCGTGTATTACGAGATGCTATAGTACGAAGGAATG GTAACTATTATTTGTGTGACGGGGGATATACGAATGGAAAAGGATTTCTTTCACCTTATCGAGGTTATAGATATTGGTTAAAGGATTGGCGCGGCGATAATCCATCGCCTCGTTGTAAAGAAGAGCTTTTCAACATGAGGCATGTTAGAGCTCGTAATGTAATTGAAAGGGCATTTGGTTTGTTGAAAGGACGTTGGGGAGTTCTTAGAAGTCCTTCATGGTACTCTGTTAAGGTTCATAACAGGATCGTTAGTGCTTGTTgtttgattcataatttcattcgTAGAGAGATGGAAGTGGATCCCTTAGACATTGATGTAGAAGAACAAATGGAGTATCAACACGAGaatattgatgttgttgaaaCGTCGGAGGAGTGGACCACTTGGAGGGATGAGTTGGCCCAAGCAATGTGGAATGCAAGATTTTAA